CctaatatgcaataaatatacacaaaaattttatttgtagaactgttgtatacagaatatatagtGTACTTTGACCACTGCAATCCATATACTATGTAACTTGCATCACTCTGTGTGcccaatattttataatatatcttgcattaggaatatatatttttaaaagggcTGTATCTTGGCCACTCCTGCAGCATGCCACTAGTCTCCATCTACTCCTGCAGCATGTCTATAGTCACTTGCCATTTTCTGTAATATGTCCAcaatttatgatatttttgtagcatttttattacTTGCTACCCTTGCGATGTTAGTAAACAATGAACCACTAACGCTGTACACGGTATTGTAAAATTATAtcactatgtatttttttttttaaataacagcatTTGCGTCTTTTAATAATGGGGTAGACAAAAATAGAAATCCCTCATGAATGTATTTTTGGAGTGCAGTTTCCCCACACAACATTAGCcgtgttatatatattatatttatatataaatatataacatatacacacacacacacacacacatacactttatacacaaacacacacacaaatgaaagGAATAATATTAGGTTAATGAGATCTGATGCACTTTTTCTGATATCATTGAACAGTCTCCAAAAAGAAActtttggaaatgtaaaaagaaatgtatagtaTGACTTGGTTACAAGATCTTGCTTTTATTTACAAGCAGAGGATTATGAGATGTTTTTCCTGTTATCTTCTAATTACCCAGCTCTAatacagaaggaaaaagaaagcatACTTTTCTAATTAGGGTAGCATTCATAAAGCAAATCCACAATAGGATTTATATAATCAACACATAACAGTATACCACGTCATATGCACATGTATGATGGAAATGATATAGCACAAGCAGTAAATTAATAATGGTGTACAATTCCCAGTTCATGCAATATTTAGAAAGCAGAATAGAAGATAGTTTTGGTGGggaaaaaatagttatttagCTAGCTGTGAAGATGAGAGGTTAATACATTCCAATAGAGCATGAAAAGCAGACTGCCATCAAACAGTGATGGGGTAAGTCAGTCTCAAGGTTTGACCCCATCAGGGACAACTTGCTTGCGGCTCTGAGAGCCGAGCAGAGATTAAAGAATGAGCTCTGAGAGAAGAGTATTGACAATGTGAGATGGTTTCTGAGTCTCACTGTAATCCCAGGATACAGAAAGGGAAGCACGAAAGGAACATTTGCCAGATCTGACTCTAGGGAATGAATAAACCATCATACTGTAGAAAATTTACTTATTCCGATCTGCTATTTGTTCACTGAATACTTTAAACAGGCAGACAAATATAGCACTATTAAACCCCTTCAGCCTGGGGTCATGTATCAGTCCTTTctgcagcaaattaaaaaaaaaaaagactgctcaATAATAGAACATGGCTgaattacagtttaataaaatgcTTAATATAGCgttaaaaatagataatatttgttaaaagactaataaatatgtttgaaaaattaaTACCCCTGAAGACTGTAAGCCAAGAGGACCATGCTGCTTTTGTATAAATGTACAGATTTGCTGAAGCAGAGATAGGTAAAGATTGAAAAGCCCCATAGTAGGTTAACAACTCAGGGTCACCTTCCCCACATATACTAGTAGTATTAAAACAGTAATAGAATAATGTTTCACttggaaataaaatgttacattttttttactgttatcagTTTTTCTAGGTAATTGGTTTAGCCCCTGAACAAGGTATGTCACCAAATTGCTGGGGTAGGAAGATGTCAAAAGTAAAGTATAGGTgcaaaaacacataaatccaGAAGAGGGGttatttgcattgaaatttagCTAATTTGAACCACAATACTTCTAATAACAGATTTTTGTCCTAAGTCAGTTAGAAACATTACAACATTAATTGATTCAAAAATAGACTATGATAAATCTAATGTACAGTATGGGGACACTTACTAGCTGCAGCATAGGGGAATCGTAATAAGCCCCCCCACCCCTGCCCATATCGACCCACCTGGAATGTGACTGGCCaagaaaagcaggaagacagtgAGTGTACACCTCCCACCTGGCCATACCAGGGCCCATAGTTGGAGGAAAAGTCCTCATTCCAACGACCTGTGTCACAAGGGGgcttttgtgggggggggggggttattacaATTTGAAAACTCCTCCCCACCTGTAGGAATGTGTATAGGGATGCATAGTACCAATTACCCTGTCAtcgaaactgttttttttcctaaaaatgttacaaagaaaaaaaaacaataaaataaaacacatactaaccagtatttaaaggaaaaaaatctaacCCTCTTACTATCCCTTGACATAAATCTGCTTCATTCAAAACAAGCAGTGACCACTAAACCTAGATCATTGACTACTGCCATTAAAAAGATAGATTGACCAGTGTGATGCAAATATAGCACCAGCCAGTCTGTTTACATTTGTGAAATTTGTCAAATAACTCATTCCTCGGCTTCAGTTTTTAGGCATCCATCCTCAATGTACTAGTTATATCAACAAAATAAGGTTTCACACCCATCCCTTCACCATTCCGGCTTTATTTACCAGTGTTGTAGATCATTTTAAAGACGTTAAAAAATTGCTTTCCTTGCTAGCAAGACAATTTAAGTCCTAAGTATTGTTTCTATTTCAAGGGTATTGAACTGTTAATCCTCTAAATAAACAGCGGTAAGgctgatttttaaaagtttggcAAGGAACCAGTGTATTGTAAAGAGAGTTATATTATGCAGATCTCAGAGGGCCCAAGAAGGGCTCAATCATTATCAGAATGTGATTTCCATCATAATGCTTGTGACGCAGGCTCTAATCTCCCAGCTGAGATGGCTCTGAGAAGCTATTATGTAAGTCAAAAGATGGACTTGCTTTTACAATCATGCGCTTAAAAATCACTCTTAGAACTTCCTCACACATTATAATCACTTCATCTTCTGCTTCTCCTCACTTATTAATTTGCTTTTATGCAGAGCAAAACACGGCCGCTGTGATTCACACGGGCAATGTAATGTGCATACAGAGGAAAGATATAATAAGGATAACTGCTCCTAGGTATAGGGAAATCCCATATcacaaagcttacaatctaatgaaaAGTATAGATTACCATGTGAAGCACCAGTATCCCATCTATGTGTAGCCTAATTTAAATGCATTAGTCTTTGGGAAATTATgatatcatacaaaaaaaatgtttttagaaagatGACAATTAGGTATTCTATAGCTAATAGGCAAACAATGGTTtggtttggatttatttattctaatataattgtattattcaaatttttttgttttctgtctttcaGGAACATATCCAAGTTCTTCAGATTATTAAAATATACTCTTGACTAAGAAGAAACTACATCAACATGGTGGTCACCACAACTACTACAACCACAGCAGCAACTGCCTCTGCTGTGGCCACCACAACAGCAACTGCTACCACAGTTGCCATGACCACTGCTACTTTGGACTTGCGTGACTGGCTGTTTCTGTGTTATGGACTTATTGCATTTTTGACAGAGGTGATAGATAGCACTAACTGCCCCTATGTATGTCGTTGTGACAATGGCTTCATTTACTGTAATGACAGAGGTCTGACCTCCATCCCAGCAGAAATTCCAGATGATGCAACCACTCTCTACCTCCAGAACAACCAGATAAACAATGCTGGGGTACCACCAGAACTGAAAACAAAGACAAATGTTCGAGTAATCTACTTGTATGAGAATGACTTGGACGAATTCCCACTAAACCTTCCTCGATCACTGAGAGAGCTCCACCTTCAAGACAACAATATTCGTAGTGTTACAAGGGATGCCCTTTCTCGGATACCGCTCATTGAGAAACTTCACCTAGATGATAACTCTGTGTCAACTGTTAGCATCGAAGACGATGCCTTTTTAGATACCCGTCAACTTAGACTGCTTTTTCTTTCAAGAAACCATCTTAGCAGCATTCCTAACGGCTTACCACACACATTGGAAGAGCTGAGATTGGATGATAACCGCATTTCAACTATCCCACTTCATGCCTTTAAGGGACTTGCTAATCTCAGGAGGTTAGTACTTGATGGAAACCTACTGGCTAATCAACGCATTGCAGATGACACGTTCAGTCGCCTTCAAAATTTGACTGAGCTTTCGCTGGTCAGAAATTCACTAGCAGCTCCACCTCTAAATTTACCAAGTGCACACCTTCAGAAGCTTTACTTGCAAGACAATGCTATCACCCATATTCCCTACAACACACTGTCTAAAATGAAACAACTACAAAGATTGGACCTCTCTAATAATAACCTTACTGCACTCCCCCGTGGCCTTTTTGATGACTTGGAGAATCTGAGCCAGCTGCTCCTCAGGAATAATCCCTGGTTTTGTGGTTGCAGTCTTATGTGGTTGCGGGACTGGGTAAAAGCTAGGGCTACTGTGGTTAATGTACGTGGCCTGATGTGTCAGGGTCCTGAAAAAGTTAGGGGAATGGCCATCAAAGACATCACACATGAGATGGATGAGTGCTTTGAAGGAGGTCCCCAGAGCAATGTAGCCTCTGCACGTGCAACTCCTGCGATTCCTTCAGTCACTACCCCACCCCAAGGTTCCCTCTTTACACTTAAATCCAAAAGACCAGGTATTCGTCTCCCAGATTCAAACTTGGATTACCCAATGGAGACTGGGGCAGCCACTAAAGCTTTGGTGATCAGCGTTAAGCCACTGACTGCTGACAGCATTCGCATCACCTGGAAGTCATCTATCCCAGCCAGTTCTTTCCGACTGAGTTGGCTTAGACTTGGTCACAGCCCAGCTGTTGGTTCCATCACCGAAACTTTAGTTCAGGGAGACAAGACTGAGTATTTGCTAACTGCTCTGGAACCTAGATCCACCTACATAATTTGCATGGTAACCATGGAAACTGGCAACACCTACTTTGCAGATGAATCCCCTGTATGTGCTAAAGCAGAGACCGGGGATGTTTATGGCCCCACCACAACACTTAATCGAGAGCAAAATGCTGATCCTCTAGCTGGATTACCCTTGGCTGGCATTATTGGTGGTGCCGTCACACTTGTCTTCCTTTTTCTCATCTTGGCATCTATTTGCTGGTATGTTCATCGAGCCGGGCAACTATTAACTAGAGAAAGAGCCTGCAGTCGTGGCAGCCGAAAGAAGGATGATTACATTGAGTCTGGCACCAAGAAAGATAATTCTATTTTGGAGATTAGAGGACCAGGGCTTCAAATGTTACCAATAAATCCTCACAGAGCAAAGGAGGAGTATGTGATCCATACCATATTTCCATCTAATGGCACCAGTCTGTACAAAAGTACCCACACAATAGGATATGGTACCCACAGGGGATATAGAGATGCTGGTATCCCTGACACAGACTATTCATACACatgataaatcattttttttccggACTTACCAGATCCATAgtgaaatctcattttttttctgggtgcCCACAAATGATTCATGAGAGAAGGTGcaatttaaatgaatacaaatgtaaaacaaaaacttcaactgtgagacaaaatgaataaaaaaaacaaaaaaaaacaaaaaaccaggAAACGAGACTAGGATATTTTGTAGGAAAGTAAAATTACCAATATTCATATGGCAAAATTTGAGTATAAATAAGAGTAGTACAGCGATTTAAAAGGGTTGTGGGAGAACTCGATTACATTTAATACAGCAGTTTAAATCATTGTAGAACAAGAAGATAAATTCAGAGAGATGGAAGCACTTGGATACAATTTGCATATAACCTAAgggtttcttttttcatattcctTGTTACCTTCTGTTAAATCCAGGGCAAAAATGAAGATATGGtgcaatgaatatttgttttacatctgTCACCAATAGaacgtatacatttttttttctctttggggtttttttcccttttttttttactaattgttttATCACTAGTggaaataaatgataaaacagaaGCAAATAATTGTTGTGcagatgttagattttttttctacagcaaaTCTATTGCTAGATTTACctttcattattttcaaaaaaatttatttaaaacgaatgatataaaaaatagttgTAAACTGAGATGTTAGCTATGTTAGACTTTATATACAATAGACTTTACCTAGTCTCTGTGGAAACCCTTACGGACACTCAGATCCTTCAGCAGATATCTGTAGCGTGTGATGGTAATATATGCGTGTTCAGTATCCTGATGTATCCTATACTCCCTTCTAACCAGAAGAATCCTGTGTTGGTATGTTAGGCAGGGAATGACAGTCTTATTGACAAAGCGTTACCGGCCCAATCATTAATCTTTGTCAATAGTCTTTATGAAGCTGGAGGAATCCAGAAATTAGAAATTAAATTTCCATTATTTGACCTTTTGTTGCTAATTTTAGAGTTAGCTTTAATTGTTTCAACGTTTGTGGAAGAATTCTCAACTTGTGCacttataaacaataatatatccAGCAGCCAGTAATTTAGAGATATAAAACACACCCTGTAGGATCTGTATAGGGGCAGCTTTAtaaatggaaaagtaaaaataaaaggtcGTTCATTAAAAGCGTGAATCGCTTGAAACGTTTCCATTTCCTGGTTCATTTCCAGCCCTACTGCTGGACTGGACAGATTTTAAATCATACATACTTGGTTATATGACCTCTGCCAAGGGAGAGGACTTATAAATATTAGCATTGGTTCTATACAATCACATTACTCAGTGACAAGGCTTTCAGACGTGCAGAAAGTATTGAAAGGAACTAGGGGTagcatttttacaaaaagtttcaATCCTGTTGGTTGCTATTTATACCACCATCCCAGCAAtactgttaaagctgaactaaatgaaaacaataaaaaattgcaaccaggaaggtctttattgcagaagggacaggcaacgTTGTTGTCTCTGTTATGGGAGCCACTATCTTTATCCACTCCTCTGCTAGGTGTCGGATCTTTGGCCAAGCCAGAAAAAGGTCATTTCTGCACATGTGTGCAGAAGTTCATGCAGTCCAGACAGCCCCAGGGCACGACTTCGTATATCCCAGCATCctgcatgcacagctctgtgTGATTGTATAGGAAGATTGCAATCAGGCACATAAGCATGTGTTCCTGAAGAGGGGATGATGTCTGTCCCTTCTGGCAATTTTGGGATgcaaactatagttccactttgtgttaaataatacaatttaagcAAATGTCCACTTCATATTTTCTGAACCGAATCCATtgcaagaaatattttacataatatcaATTATTAAGAAATCTAAAACACATatcaatgcattaaaaataactgGATAGATTGAAATTGCATTCCATGgtaattatatgaaaattatataggaattataaattatataagaaGCCATATTCAAAAATtagctttttaattgtttttttttacatgcaaacaaGGGAAATACAGCCAATTACTGAACAGCAAAGGCTAAATTGCACTGCCCTTTGCTAAAAGAGATAAAAGGTTTCAGACTGTATATGCCTTCACCTTTCACGATCTGcactctttaaataaataaatggacatgtacagtaattataaaaaaatctacaacAATGCAGCAAAAACACCACATTGTTTGAAAAATCTTTCATATGATGCAATCTTGctattagccttttttttttagacggTCAGTTTCACCCTTTGATTTATTACACCCAATCTGTGAAATTTGGCAGACTTACTACCATATAGTACTTATCCTATCACCAAACTACCATATTGAGAAAGTAGAATTTAGTAGTATTACTTGCAatgtgccattattttttttacttttctcacgGATTTCTCAGTGCTGGCGGGTTTATATTAACAAGCAATTTACAgttctctgttctagagaaaggATGTCTGTAACAGGTGGAAAGAAGCTGAAATGTGAAAGTggagaaatgcagaaaaacagtgggagaaacgaaaaaaaaatatttgggaggGTAATGTAAATTTCTCACCAATTATAACAGATGAGGGAGTGGGAGCATGCTGATGACAGTGTGCAATCTCAGAGATAAAACACAAGTGTTGGCAGACATTTCTATTATGTGTTCTTGTTATCAAGATGAAACCTCTTACCTATATTAATTAGATGACATTTTCACGTGTAAATACATCATCAAGCAAGGAGTGGTAAACTTAGAATGCGAGTTAAAGCAGGCAGCCACACATCCTAACAATGCTATAAAATATACTCGCTTagtctctctctatctatctatatacacacacactgtccATGCTGAAAAGGTCTTCTGTTTACTTCATATAAGATATATTGGtggtacattttttgttaaagtcTAAAAGAAAAATCCTCAATCTGTAGCTATCCAGTATTTGGACTGTAAGAAAACCTGGCCTAAATTCCATGCCCTCACCATTTTATCAAAGACAAAATAATCTTGATATGGGTATTTATAGTACACCCAAGTAAAGGTATAGCATAGGTGAAAAGCAAATGTGGAAGAGGCACCTTTAGCAGAAGCAAAGCTAGGCACATATGTACTGATAAAGTCTATGGTGGAccaaatataaacatacatttccTGGCCAACTGGCCTGGATCCtgcacacaaaaatgtattagtaCAACAGCAATTTCATATGCAATGTTAGATAGAAACAGTGGCAGCTGATAGTTCAATATAAAACTAAGGTGGTGCACAGTAGTAGGGCCGTACACCAGattcacaacaaaaaaaacattttattttgttttcaaatagaaAGCCATGATTGCACACATTTACAGGTATTATGTATATTAGAATACCATGTAAACATCAGCCAAAAAATACTGCTCACCAATTACTAATAGCTTGAAAATACCTAGTTCATGAACAGTATGTTGGAACAATTCACAGCTGACTGATATGTCCAGATTTCCCAagatttttttcatgtacaaTTAAAGTAACAATACCTATAATGACTGTAGCTCCTTATCCTATTCTTGCATTTTCAGCAAAAATGGAGGCCATTTGGAAGTCTGCTAGACATAGAAAGAAGCAATCCACCAGGCTGGATTGTTTTCAAACATCTGACTACCATATATATTATCCATGAGCCTCTATTATGttggcaaataaataaataggaaggaGCAGCTACAACAGAAATAGAAGTtatgtaaaaagtataaaattatgTAAGTAAGGGCCTCAAAGGCAATGCTGGGTGGACAGCATCAGGAATACAAGGAACCACAGGATGGGAATAGAGTGCATTTGTAGAAAAGGGAAGGTAAAAGACtgcaaatgtctttttataaCTTGTGGCATTCAAACATGTGTTTGTCAAACTCAAAAGCAAATGAATGGCAATCATGAAAAATGCATGACACTTTAGAGGATTGTAGGTTATAAAagattgcaatttattttttcatttaaatgagtTTGATCAAATTGCACGTTATgtcatatataaaacacatacctgATTGTAAAAGAGCCAATCTGTATTTATTGTGTGAGAAAGTATGCATCAGTAATGTACATTTGGCCAAAAGCAGTGGTAGGAGAGAGTGTGTTCCAGAAAGTTCCATATGTTTGGCCAAAAGCAGTTTGTTTATgagaaatgtactgtatatagttaGCAACTAGCAGTTTTAACATAGTATTTCAAAGGTGATGAATTAATTTGTGGTTAATCTACATTTAAGTGCATATGGGTTGGTAATTGAAaagtaaaattacacatttaataCTATATTACTGTATTGCAGAGTATTCCTAGATTAATGGCAAGTACAATTTCCCCCTAGTGGAAAGTTCACTTACCTGATAATAAAATTAATCAT
The genomic region above belongs to Pyxicephalus adspersus chromosome 9, UCB_Pads_2.0, whole genome shotgun sequence and contains:
- the FLRT1 gene encoding leucine-rich repeat transmembrane protein FLRT1; its protein translation is MVVTTTTTTTAATASAVATTTATATTVAMTTATLDLRDWLFLCYGLIAFLTEVIDSTNCPYVCRCDNGFIYCNDRGLTSIPAEIPDDATTLYLQNNQINNAGVPPELKTKTNVRVIYLYENDLDEFPLNLPRSLRELHLQDNNIRSVTRDALSRIPLIEKLHLDDNSVSTVSIEDDAFLDTRQLRLLFLSRNHLSSIPNGLPHTLEELRLDDNRISTIPLHAFKGLANLRRLVLDGNLLANQRIADDTFSRLQNLTELSLVRNSLAAPPLNLPSAHLQKLYLQDNAITHIPYNTLSKMKQLQRLDLSNNNLTALPRGLFDDLENLSQLLLRNNPWFCGCSLMWLRDWVKARATVVNVRGLMCQGPEKVRGMAIKDITHEMDECFEGGPQSNVASARATPAIPSVTTPPQGSLFTLKSKRPGIRLPDSNLDYPMETGAATKALVISVKPLTADSIRITWKSSIPASSFRLSWLRLGHSPAVGSITETLVQGDKTEYLLTALEPRSTYIICMVTMETGNTYFADESPVCAKAETGDVYGPTTTLNREQNADPLAGLPLAGIIGGAVTLVFLFLILASICWYVHRAGQLLTRERACSRGSRKKDDYIESGTKKDNSILEIRGPGLQMLPINPHRAKEEYVIHTIFPSNGTSLYKSTHTIGYGTHRGYRDAGIPDTDYSYT